TGCAGGTGAGAGGCGGCAGCAGCTGGCCCTGGCCTTCCTGCGCGGCCCTGGTTGGGTGGGCTCCGGGAAGACCCCGCAGGTCCTCACACTGTGCTCTGGGCCGCACAGGAGGGCCTGTCCCGCCTGCTCTCCCCTTGTGGCCACATCCAGTCCCTGGAGTTGCAGGAGAAGCCTGTCCTTGCCGAGGGCCCAGAGGAGCCAAAGTCGACATTTTTCCACCCAAAGCCTGTTCCGGTGAGCCTCCGGGGACCTGGGCTCTcagtgggggtgtggggggtgtgGGCAGGGTCCTCAGAGTGTGCAGGGGGGTGTGAGGGGTTGGTGGTGGGGTTGGCAGAGCACTCCCCGCAGCCTTGGGTGTTTGTGGAGGGTCtcgggttggggggtgggggtggggctgtcaCATCAAACAGCTTCTACTTCTTTTCCTGAATTTGCCACATCCATTAACTTCCTGTCTGGCTTTTTCCATCATGCTGTGTAAAGTGCAGACCACTTCCCCACGGAGTAGATCCTCCCTCAGGCGCAGTGGCCTTGGTCCTCAGGAGCACTGGCCGTGGCACTTGCCCATGTCCTTTGGCCCTCCCTGGCACAGTGGACTCTGAACGAGAGCATGTGCCCTGCCTGTCCACTCCTGGTCCCTGGCTCCCGGGAAGCCTGATCTTTCCATCCCGTCCCCGTCCAGGGTGAGCAGGGCACCCTTTCATTGAGTCCCGCCCCTCCCAGAAGAAAGTTCCTTCTGCACCTCACACCTCCTCGGGGAAGAGGTGGGAGCAGATGCCACTTCTCGCAGCAGTCAGATAACTAAGAAAGTGGCTGTCTCGCTTGAGGGGTTCTGGAGTGACCTGATTATCTTCAGGGTTCAGGAACAGCTCTGCACTGTCTGCCCTGCTCCAGCGACAGGGTAGGGTGTGGGCAGGCATGGCTTAGGGATGGCAGAGAGGATTGTGAAGCTGCCCACACTCTGTCTCACTCCCCCAGGGGTTCCGGGTAGCCTACGTGGTGTTCCAGAAGGCCGGTGGAGTGATGGCTGCTTTGGCCCTGAAGGGCCCTTTGCTGGTCTCGACAGAGAGTCACCCTGTGAAGACTGGTGTTCACAGTCAGTACCACTGGCAGCGGCTGTTGCCTCCTTCTTGGGCCTGGGGTTTGTGCAGAAGCTTTCAGGGAAGTCTCTGAGAATGCCACAAGCCATGTCCACTTCTTGTGAGTGGCACCTGGGAGGCCTTAGCGGGCATACAGCTGGCCTGCCAGGCTGGgtctgggatgtgtcagggaaACCCTGGCCTGAGCCTTTGGCACCAAGTGGCTCAGGCCTGTGGGATGTGGGGAGGTGAAGGCTCAGCTTCCCACCCCTAGAATCCTCCTTACCAACAAGAAGGAAGCCCCTGCAGCCCCACGTAAGGAGACCCTGTCTGGTGGCAGGTCCTGGGGTGGGGCCCTGGTTGGGGCCTGAGGATGCCCCACCTCCCCTggctccctcctccctcagagTGGATCAGTGACTATGCAGACTCGGTGCTGGACCCCGAGGCCCTGAGGGTTGAAGTGGACACGTTCATGGAGGCATATGACAAGAAGGTGGCTGAGGTAGGAGCTTTTGGAACCCGGCCTCCTGGCATGGCAGTGGGGCAGGTGCCACCAGGTGTCGTGATGTGGTCCCCAGGGGAGGGGTGGGCCCTTGTGGAGCCCAGCTCAGGTACCCTCTTGACCTGCTGAACCCTGGGCCACCTGGTGGGATGGCATCAGCACTCCAAATCGTCTCTGGGGAACAAACGGCCGGAGTGTGGAGGACGGAGTGTGGAGGACGAGGCAGTGCTAGTGCGTCtgtgtggggggaggagggggcagcaggTGTCTGTGCGCCCAGAGTGGGGGTCCAGGGAGGCTCAGCCTGTGCAGGAGGGAAGAGAGCCTGGAGGGGAGGAAGTGGCGGCTCCCGGGTGGGGGGCCTGCCCATCAGCAGGCTTGTGTTCCTTGCAGGAGGAGACTAAGGCCAAGGAGGAGGAGGGCGTCCCTGATGAGGAGGGCTGGGTGAAGGTGACCCGCCGCGGCCGGCGGCCCGTGCTGCCCCGGACAGAGGCGGCCAGCCTGCGGGTgctggagagggagaagaggaagcGCGCCCGCAAGGAGCTGCTCAACTTCTATGCCTGGCAGCACCGCGAGACCAAGATGGAGCGTAAGCAACTGCACCCCAAAGCCCTGCCGTTGACCCCACTGCCTCGGTGTCCAGCCCAAGTGGCTGGCTCTGTGGGGGTGGCACCTGTGTAGTGAGGCTTGCTGGGGTGTCACTTGCGGGCGAAGTTGGGGTCTGGTGTGGAGGGCCAGCCTCAGGCAGAGTGCAGGGTTCACAGGGCTCCAGAGCATGGACGCTGGGGCAGCGGCCCCTGAGGGGATGTCCTGTGGCACAGGCCTCCCAACAGACTCAGGGTTAGGTTCCCAGCCTAACAGCTTCCCCGGGGGGTGATCCCCTGTCACTCCCCGGAGGGCCCCTGGGTTACTTAGAGCCTGCAGAGGCAACCGGGATGGTGCACCCACCCCCAAGTCCCCTGAGGGGTTAGTGCTGGAATCTGCACCTCCAGCCAGGAGCCCGGGGAGGAGCTCAGCTGCTCACCAGGGGCAGAGGGCTGCTGCTcagctgtgtgtgtgcatgtgtgtgctcaccagtggggggtgtgtgtgtgtgtgttgaggccGCCCTGTGGAGAG
Above is a window of Choloepus didactylus isolate mChoDid1 chromosome 8, mChoDid1.pri, whole genome shotgun sequence DNA encoding:
- the RRP7A gene encoding ribosomal RNA-processing protein 7 homolog A, with the translated sequence MVARRRKRAARASEEAIPSPPGYSAVPVKFSEKQQACHHLYVREHRVREGTKSAWPPKRTLFVLNVPPYCTEEGLSRLLSPCGHIQSLELQEKPVLAEGPEEPKSTFFHPKPVPGFRVAYVVFQKAGGVMAALALKGPLLVSTESHPVKTGVHKWISDYADSVLDPEALRVEVDTFMEAYDKKVAEEETKAKEEEGVPDEEGWVKVTRRGRRPVLPRTEAASLRVLEREKRKRARKELLNFYAWQHRETKMEHLAQLRKKFEEDKQRIELMRAQRKFRPY